The Hyphococcus flavus genome contains a region encoding:
- a CDS encoding universal stress protein, giving the protein MSDTKLADEADEDGRIKFLLIASDCPEARLAAFFTGRRAKRSNARVLVLHVMEPPEFGHWATVEETMRAEAEEKAEALLNEFAAEVKAQAGEEPELIMREGAIVDELKKLIEEDKEIAILFLGASAGQKGPGPLVSALAQKPAYLGARPIPVTVVPGAMTREELRRLAG; this is encoded by the coding sequence ATGAGCGATACTAAACTAGCGGACGAAGCCGACGAGGACGGACGAATCAAATTTCTGTTGATCGCGTCTGATTGCCCTGAGGCAAGGCTAGCCGCCTTCTTTACGGGAAGGCGGGCAAAACGTTCCAATGCACGCGTTTTGGTGTTGCATGTGATGGAGCCGCCGGAGTTTGGGCATTGGGCTACGGTGGAAGAAACCATGCGCGCTGAGGCAGAAGAAAAAGCAGAAGCGCTGCTTAATGAATTTGCAGCGGAGGTGAAGGCGCAAGCGGGCGAGGAGCCTGAGCTGATCATGCGTGAGGGCGCTATAGTCGATGAATTGAAGAAGCTGATTGAAGAAGACAAAGAAATCGCGATTTTGTTTCTCGGTGCATCTGCAGGTCAAAAGGGTCCGGGTCCGTTAGTTTCGGCGCTTGCCCAAAAGCCAGCTTATCTTGGCGCCAGGCCTATCCCGGTCACTGTTGTGCCAGGTGCTATGACACGTGAAGAATTACGCCGCCTCGCAGGGTAA
- a CDS encoding RNA methyltransferase — translation MRGYFGIGSERISKAMNLGAVLRTAHAFNASFTFTIAAHHRAKEINLSDTARSAAHVPLYEWESLDEMRLPKGCMLVGVELDENAIDLPQFQHPLNAAYLLGPEKGDLSPEAKMLCGTIVKIPTRFCVNLSVAAALIMYDRTISLGGYGPRSKTLAAPPREEWRQVRRQK, via the coding sequence ATGCGCGGCTATTTCGGAATCGGGTCAGAACGCATATCGAAAGCAATGAATTTGGGCGCCGTTTTGCGCACCGCACATGCATTTAACGCCAGTTTTACTTTCACGATCGCAGCACATCATCGAGCCAAGGAAATCAACTTGTCTGATACGGCCAGGAGCGCGGCACACGTGCCGCTCTACGAATGGGAAAGTCTTGATGAAATGCGCCTGCCGAAAGGTTGCATGCTCGTTGGCGTTGAGCTGGATGAAAACGCCATTGATCTGCCACAGTTTCAACATCCATTGAATGCTGCCTATCTGCTGGGGCCAGAGAAAGGCGATCTTTCACCTGAAGCCAAAATGCTGTGCGGGACTATTGTAAAAATTCCAACCAGATTTTGCGTCAACCTATCCGTGGCTGCGGCGCTCATCATGTATGACCGTACCATTAGTCTTGGAGGATACGGCCCTAGGTCTAAAACACTAGCCGCACCGCCAAGAGAAGAATGGCGCCAAGTCAGAAGGCAGAAATAA
- a CDS encoding NUDIX hydrolase — MNDQYGREPNFERAVPPGDNMERSVCSECGFVDYQNPKIVVGSVTTWNDKILLCRRSIEPRSGFWTLPAGYLELHETPEVGAKREAQEEACASIEIDRVLAIYSIPRISQVQIIYRATLKQDEIAAGPESQEVKLFPWNEIPWTDLAFPSVDWALRHYREVINAEQFSPFSNPQEGL, encoded by the coding sequence ATGAATGATCAGTATGGACGAGAACCGAATTTCGAACGCGCTGTTCCGCCTGGGGATAATATGGAGCGGTCCGTATGCTCTGAATGCGGATTCGTTGACTATCAGAACCCAAAAATCGTTGTCGGCTCCGTAACAACCTGGAACGATAAAATCCTGCTTTGCCGCCGCTCTATCGAGCCAAGGAGCGGCTTTTGGACGTTACCTGCAGGCTATCTGGAACTACATGAAACGCCTGAGGTTGGAGCAAAACGCGAAGCTCAGGAAGAAGCATGCGCCAGTATAGAAATCGACCGGGTGCTGGCGATTTATTCTATCCCGCGTATTTCACAAGTGCAGATAATATATCGCGCTACATTGAAACAAGATGAGATCGCAGCGGGCCCTGAAAGCCAAGAGGTTAAACTATTTCCCTGGAATGAAATCCCTTGGACGGATCTCGCGTTCCCGAGCGTCGACTGGGCCTTGAGGCACTATCGCGAGGTTATCAATGCTGAACAATTTTCTCCTTTTTCCAATCCTCAGGAAGGACTTTGA
- a CDS encoding MarR family winged helix-turn-helix transcriptional regulator, producing the protein MAYSLKNSPGHLLRRAQQYAHDLYSSSVGNTGPTPRQYEVLHVVANNEGLSQTDLVRHTGIDRSTLADMIARMMKKGLLSRKRTKEDARANAVSITAAGKRMLTSANAKVAKAEKAALSVLPKTQQAGFMKALRSYAEALDKMDEAAAAPAKRAKKTTRKKTTARKTAKRKAPAKRKTKRKTKRR; encoded by the coding sequence ATGGCTTATTCACTTAAGAATTCACCAGGACACCTGCTGCGCCGTGCGCAACAGTACGCCCACGACCTTTATTCGTCTTCTGTCGGCAACACAGGTCCGACGCCACGTCAATATGAAGTGCTGCATGTGGTCGCAAATAACGAAGGATTAAGCCAGACGGACCTTGTTCGGCACACAGGAATTGACCGCTCAACGCTCGCTGACATGATCGCGCGCATGATGAAAAAAGGGTTGCTGTCCCGCAAGCGCACCAAGGAAGACGCACGAGCTAACGCGGTCTCTATCACGGCTGCGGGCAAGCGCATGCTGACATCTGCAAACGCCAAGGTAGCGAAAGCAGAAAAGGCGGCCCTATCCGTTCTGCCAAAGACGCAACAGGCCGGGTTTATGAAGGCGTTGCGGTCATATGCTGAGGCCCTCGATAAAATGGATGAGGCTGCCGCTGCTCCTGCAAAGCGCGCAAAGAAAACGACACGCAAGAAAACAACAGCGCGTAAAACGGCTAAACGTAAAGCGCCGGCAAAACGTAAGACCAAACGCAAGACAAAACGCCGCTAA
- a CDS encoding inner membrane-spanning protein YciB — protein MTGTTINQGQRLTGGAKLAVDMGPLAVFMIAYFLGQRLAPFAGGLIGEDWSIADGEEMFLAVGLFMPAFLIAFIYSVWKERRVAPMLLVTGVIVGVLGSLTLILHNKTFFYMKPTIVYALFTSVLTAGIVTRQNFLKILFDGAFHMPDEAWRKLTKRYAIFFAVLAVANEIAWRYFMRDCDLAGGAACSGEKHWVNLKVFGFTIISLVFTGFQAPLIAKHMPREEDESGKSDQSPS, from the coding sequence ATGACAGGTACAACAATCAACCAAGGGCAAAGGCTGACAGGCGGAGCGAAGCTGGCAGTGGATATGGGCCCGCTTGCTGTGTTTATGATCGCCTACTTTCTCGGGCAACGCCTCGCGCCTTTCGCAGGTGGTCTTATCGGAGAGGATTGGTCCATTGCTGATGGCGAAGAGATGTTTCTTGCCGTCGGACTTTTCATGCCGGCGTTTTTAATCGCATTTATTTATTCTGTTTGGAAAGAACGACGGGTTGCGCCGATGTTACTCGTGACCGGCGTGATAGTTGGCGTTTTGGGTTCATTGACCCTAATTCTGCACAATAAGACATTTTTTTATATGAAGCCGACCATTGTGTACGCCCTTTTTACGTCGGTGTTGACTGCGGGTATCGTAACCCGGCAAAATTTTTTGAAAATTCTTTTCGACGGCGCCTTTCATATGCCAGATGAAGCATGGCGAAAGCTTACTAAAAGGTATGCGATTTTTTTTGCGGTTCTTGCTGTCGCAAATGAAATCGCCTGGCGTTATTTCATGCGCGATTGCGACCTAGCTGGTGGGGCGGCCTGCAGCGGCGAAAAGCACTGGGTGAACTTGAAAGTCTTCGGTTTCACTATCATCAGTTTAGTGTTCACCGGGTTTCAGGCGCCGCTAATCGCCAAGCACATGCCTAGGGAAGAAGACGAAAGCGGAAAATCCGATCAAAGTCCTTCCTGA